The Nitriliruptor alkaliphilus DSM 45188 genome includes a region encoding these proteins:
- a CDS encoding GGDEF domain-containing protein: MGRPTAVTRTRAGLERMVVQLEDRTTRALVLGGGLALSFAAHAVVDPGAAWLAAPVAFVAGIAVGTRLALTIAGVAVFGHLGIDVADGLRGDEVLGLLVRSTVLPFLALAGAAGAQLERQRDRALHQAISQDPVTGLLNVRVFYDEVDRLRADGTPFSILLADIRGMRRLNDTYGHPTGTEAVRVLAHVLRRATGNDAAASRLGSDEIGVLLVGEDRERCRAVVKDVIARLGHENVTLPDGEAFEVHAAYGIARWPEDADDAVALLRAADRAKDRAKAAGLDEVGQA; encoded by the coding sequence GTGGGACGCCCGACGGCAGTCACGCGCACGCGTGCAGGCCTGGAGCGCATGGTCGTGCAGCTCGAGGACCGCACCACCCGAGCGCTCGTGCTCGGCGGTGGGTTGGCGCTGTCCTTCGCCGCTCACGCCGTCGTCGATCCCGGCGCGGCGTGGCTCGCGGCGCCGGTCGCCTTCGTGGCCGGCATCGCCGTCGGGACCCGGCTGGCGCTCACCATCGCGGGGGTCGCGGTGTTCGGCCACCTCGGCATCGACGTGGCGGACGGGCTGCGGGGCGACGAGGTGCTCGGGCTGCTCGTGCGCAGCACCGTGCTGCCGTTCCTCGCCCTGGCTGGCGCGGCGGGGGCCCAGCTCGAGCGGCAGCGCGACCGTGCGCTGCACCAGGCGATCAGCCAGGATCCGGTCACCGGGTTGCTCAACGTGCGCGTGTTCTACGACGAGGTCGACCGCCTCCGGGCCGACGGGACCCCGTTCTCGATCCTCCTGGCCGACATCCGTGGGATGCGTCGCCTCAACGATACCTACGGCCACCCGACCGGGACCGAGGCCGTCCGTGTCCTCGCCCACGTCCTGCGCCGCGCGACGGGCAACGACGCGGCGGCCTCGCGTCTCGGCAGCGACGAGATCGGTGTGTTGCTCGTCGGTGAGGACCGCGAGCGCTGCCGGGCGGTCGTCAAGGACGTGATCGCCAGGCTCGGCCACGAGAACGTCACGCTGCCCGACGGCGAGGCGTTCGAGGTGCACGCCGCCTACGGCATCGCCCGGTGGCCGGAGGACGCCGACGACGCCGTGGCGCTGCTGCGCGCCGCCGATCGTGCCAAGGACCGCGCCAAGGCCGCCGGGCTCGACGAGGTCGGTCAGGCGTGA